In Anabrus simplex isolate iqAnaSimp1 chromosome 12, ASM4041472v1, whole genome shotgun sequence, a genomic segment contains:
- the LOC137502825 gene encoding uncharacterized protein, with protein MNGSPTCSWNKPHKSGHDVQGVIRRPVSEGGRLVIVHAGTKDGFVPGADLIFATNLKRNQDYHGAMNSEKFQMWVKTQLIVGLRNIGPCVIVMDNAPYHCKLVEHQPTTKWRKDQLVSWLRRPAPRPFEPLSQVWRLES; from the exons atgaatg ggtcacccacatgctcctggaataaaccacacaaatctggacatgatgttcaaggagtaattcgtcgacctgtgtctgagggaggaagactggttattgttcatgctggaacgaaggatggctttgtacctg gtgctgatttgatatttgctacaaacttgaagagaaatcaggattaccatggtgctatgaacagtgagaaatttcagatgtgggtgaagacgcaattaatcgtaggattaagaaatataggaccctgtgttattgtaatggataatgcaccatatcactgtaagcttgttgagcatcaaccaacaacgaaatggaggaaggatcaattagtg tcatggttaagaaggccagcgcctcgaccgtttgagccactcagccaggtgtggaggctagagagctga